From the Eschrichtius robustus isolate mEscRob2 chromosome 3, mEscRob2.pri, whole genome shotgun sequence genome, the window CTGAGGGGCTCCATTCTTGGTAGGTGGGAGGAGGCAGGGCCCGGGGGAACCCCAGCGGGGATCTCAGGAGGAGGGCCAGGTGAGCCTCCAGGAGGACCTCGCACGCCTGGAGCAGAGGCCAGGGCTGCAGGCACAGGGGTGCACACGCGGCTTCTCCAGGGACACACTCCAGCCGTTCACCCCAGGCGCCCCCCAGCCTGGGCTGAGGCGGGACAGAGGGGCAGGCTTGAGTAAGCACCTCCAGGTGGGGCTCTCTGCTGGAGAGTGGGGGAGTTGGTGTGGGCTGAGGGACTCGGGCGCTGCATCTGGTGGAATGTGTCCACCTGGAGAGGAAGCGTAGGAGGTTCCAAGCCTGGAGACTCTGCAGAGGGGCCCACCAagcctggagggagggggagggccagGTCAGGAAGGGCCGAGACTGCCCCCCAAGAGCTAGGGCCCTACTTTCCCTGGGGCGAGGGCAGCCGCGGAGGGGTTGGAGTGGGACTGCACCGCAGGCGGTTGGGGATTGCTGGAGAGGAGGGCGGACCTTGGAGGGCCCGCTGCGGGGGCTAGCAGCTCCCCTCCGAGTTTCTTGTGGAACCCCCTGACCCAGCTAAACCTGGCGGAAGAGGGAGCTGGTGTTGAAGGGCCTGGTCACTGGCAAGGTTGGCTGTAGCCACTGAAAAATGCCAACGACCCCAGGGTCCTCCCAAGTCTCCACCTGTGGTTAATCGTCCACCTGAAACCGGAAGGGGTTGAACTGTGGGTTGGAGGGAGGTAGAGTGTCCTTCCGAAGATTTACTCCAGGACACCTGGCCCTGGTGGCCCCTGGGTCAACCACTGTGGCTGAGCCTGGAGGCGACAGCAGGAGAAAGGGCAAGCAGCTggacaggaaaaacccaaggctGCAGGGCAGTGAGGCAGTAGGGCGGGGGCTCCTGGGAGCGGGGGCAGGGTCTGAGTGTGGGGGATGGGCGAGGGGCGTGCCAGCCGGGCAGCTGCACACCCAGCATTAAAGAAGGTAGCATGGGGTCCCGAAGGGCTTAACCCTGTCCAGACATTTATGAGCTTCACCCCCTTTGCACGGTCACTCGGCCCTGTGGTGCTCGGCATCAAAGCTCAGGAGTAACACACGTTTGGGGGTCCCACCCTGGAGTGCTCCCAACACACTCTCCTGGGGACTGGACGCCGGCAGCACCCGAAACTCCAGGTCCAGCTGCTCCTGGGGTTGTCACATCTCTCCTGCCCCTCGGGGCATTCTCCAGTGGCTCCCTTCTCCTGGCTGTACTGTGGGCCCCCTTTTCCTTGACTGTTCAGAGCTGAGCTGACCCCAGACTCTGTGCCGGCCACTCAGGCTGGATCGGGGGGCTGGTCCTCTGTTCTCTGACATCATGACAGTTTGGATCCTGCCACCTTTGAGGGGCCCTTGTCCAGGCCACTGGACTGGGTGGGAGGTGGCTGCTATACCTCCGCACTGGTTTGAGTTTGGAGCTCAGGCCAGGAGGGAAGCTGCTGACGGGCAAGGTAGGGGGCTGGCTGCACTCATGTCCTTCTGCGGATCCTTAGGATCTGGTGGGCGTGGCCGGGGCTGGCCTGGCGCCCCGCGCCCTGCTCCCCGCCTCTGGGTGTCTTCCGGGAGTCAACAGTCAGAGCCCCAGTGTCGGGCGCGAGGAGGCACCTCTGTTCTCTgaccctctgccccccaccccgcagaCGCGATGTGGCCGCAGCAGCTCCGTGCCTCCGAGGTCACGTCCAGCAGCTTCCGTCTGGTCTGGCCGCCCCTACTGACCGCCGACTCGGGCTACTACCTGTTGGAGCTGGCGCCCAGCGCCGAGCCGGGGACGGCGCGCCGCCAGCAGCTGCTAGGGAACGCCACGGGCTGGGCCTGGGCCGGCCTGGACCCTGACACGGACTACGACGTGGCGCTGGTGCCGGAGTCCAACGTGCGGCTCCTGAGGCCACAGCACCTGCGGGTGCGCACTCTGCCGGGTGAGGCGGGACGCGGGGCCAGGCGGGCTGGGGGTGCGGGCGCGGCCGGGCAGGGCGCGGGGCCGGGCGGCGCGGCCCCCTCCCAGCTCACAGGCGCTTCCCCCGCAGAGGAGACCGGGCCGGAGCGCATCGTCGTCTCGCACGCCAGGCCGCGCAGCCTGCGCGTGAGCTGGGCCCCGGCGCTGGGCCCGGCCGCCGCGCTCGGCTACCACGTGCAGGTCGGGCCCCTGTGGGGCGGCGCGGCGCAGCGCGTGGAGGTGCCCGCGGGCCGGAACAGCACCACGCTGCAGGGCCTGGCGCCAGGCACCGCCTACCTGGTGACCGTGACGGCGGCCTTCCGCTCCGGCCGCGAGAGGGCGCTGTCGGCCAAGGCCTGCACGCCCGACGGCGAGCGCAGCCGCGCCTCGCGCCCCCAGTCGCCGGGCGCCGGGGGCCGGGAGCCGTGAGCCGGCCGCGCCCGCGCACCCGAGGGCGCCCTTCTCCCGAGCTCGGTGGGTCTTGCCCCGGGGGTGGGATGCTGGCCGGCCTTTGGCCCGCGGGATCCCCGCGCAAGAGGGCGCCCTGCTTCGGCGTCCGCCCTTCAGGACGCGGCCTCGCCTGACCCTCCGCGGCAGCTCTGGCAGCGGCGCGTGCCCTCGCGACTCCCTCCCCTGCCTGGCCCAGAGCTTGGGCAGGATTTAGCGGGGAGGTGGACAAGGAGTCGGGGTCCCGTTGAGAACGTGAGACCCGAGATGGCTCTGGGCCCAGGACCACAGGGCGCCTGGGCGGCCGGACCTTACACTTGTATTAAGGGCCACACCCTCTGGTGGCAAAGGCTAGCACTTGTTTGAAGGAGCTTGGTCTCCGTGGCAGCTCTGAGTCCCCTCCGGCCACTCAGGTCCTggatgggaagggaaggaggtggcTCTGGCCAGGTCCccagaggcttcctggagggagcAGGgtgtgggaaaggggaggggaagtgCTGGGAGTTGATCGTGTGGTCAGCAGCTGGGTGGCTGGAGGGACAGTCTTCACCGGCATGCTCAGCCGGCTTGGGGGAAGTGCTTGCTGGGAACAGTGGCCCTTCCTGCCTACCCAGGACCCCACTGGGCCCAGCCACAGCCACTGGGACGCAGATGGCACCTTTTGGGAGGAATGGGACAGGAGCTTGGCATTTGGGACCCTGGAGACAGGCGAGCTTGTTCCTGCGGGACCCCAAGGCTGGCGCTTGCAGGGAGCATTCCCTGCTTCTGGCTGGAGGGCCTCCAGGCAGGGGCAGGGACAAGCACGGTTCCCCTGGGTGCTGCGCCCCAGCCATTCTCTGCAGTGTCTTCTGAACCCACCTCCTGTCACTCCTTACTATCCTGgggccaccaggcaagtcccaaggCAGTGCTGCTCTCCCTCAGCCCCACCAGGCACCTCCTCCTCCGCCTGCGCTGACTCAGTGCTCACTTTGCCTCTTCCCCACTAACGCcccagactttaaaatacagtaaaTCAGATGTAAACTTAGCCCTGCAGTCTCCTGAGAGTGCTTTATTCCTTGTGAAAACACGCCAGCCCCATAAAAGGTTGCAAGTTAAAAAAAACGTCTTGGG encodes:
- the VWA1 gene encoding von Willebrand factor A domain-containing protein 1: MLPWTVLGLALSLRLARSGAERGPPASAPQGDLLFLLDSSASVSHYEFSRVREFLGQLAALLPLGPGALRASLVHVGSRPHTEFPFGQRSSGSAVQDAIRAAAQRMGDTNTGLALAYAKEQLFAKAAGARPGVPKVLVWVTDGGSSDPVGPPMQELKDLGVTVFIVSTGRGNLLELSAAASAPAEKHLHFVDVDDLHIITQALRGSILDAMWPQQLRASEVTSSSFRLVWPPLLTADSGYYLLELAPSAEPGTARRQQLLGNATGWAWAGLDPDTDYDVALVPESNVRLLRPQHLRVRTLPEETGPERIVVSHARPRSLRVSWAPALGPAAALGYHVQVGPLWGGAAQRVEVPAGRNSTTLQGLAPGTAYLVTVTAAFRSGRERALSAKACTPDGERSRASRPQSPGAGGREP